The sequence below is a genomic window from Henriciella marina DSM 19595.
TCGGCGCGCTGGCGAGCGAGGACATGTTGCTGCCTTCGGGAAAGAGATCGAGTTCGGTGCCGTATCCTTCCTCGGCGGCGGCAAGGCGAAGAAGTTCGAGGAAAGCGCCGCACCCGATCGTGATTTGGCGGTCGAAGGGATCCGTCGCCGGGAGCTTTCGATCTGGGTCAGGGTAGAAGGTGAGCGCATCATCGCCGACCAGCTCGACCTTCCAGGGCTGGAGGTTATGAGGATTGGGCGCGAGCAGCGCGTAGGAAAGCGCGCGCTTGCGAAAATCATCATAGCGACCGGCCTCTCGCCAGGGCCTACGTGCCTCGGTGGACGGCCCATTTGACAGCACGAAGCCTCCGGCGCTTCCCGCGGCAAGGACGGTTCCGCCCCCAATTAGCATGAGAACATTGCGGCGCGTCACCATCTAAGCCTCCATTGGTTTGATGCCATACTTTAATAGTATGATACCAAACTAGTCAAGGAGATGGGCTCGCCTTCAGGAAGCTCAGGACGTCTCGGCGCGTTTCACCTGTGGGACCTCGTCGATGCCATCGACATCCTGCAGGGCGCGGATCTGCTCCGTATTGGCGCCTTTTGCCACAATGCTGAAAGAGGCATTGGTCTCGAGGATGACCCATTGGACCTGATCAGGATCGACGAGGCCCTTCTGGCGGATGGCCGACATCACTTCACGTTTGGTCACGCGCTCGCGCCGCATGGCCTTTTCGCGGAACTCGCCATTGTCGAGCAGGACAACGGGCTCTGCCTTGACCAGTTTCGAGATCAGCTTGCTGTGCAGGACTGACTTGGTGAGCAGCCATTGCAGCACGAGAAGCATCACGATGGCCGCGACGGATTCGATGACGGTCACCCCTTTGAGGACAATGCCGGAGCCGACGAGCGAGCCGATCGCCACTGTCACGATCCAGTCGAAATTGTTCATCTGCGACGTCGCGCGCTTGCCCGAAAGCCGTATGACGAAAACGATGGTGATATACATGATGGGCGCGGAGATGAGGACGCGAACAAAATCGCTTTCCTGGTCCAGCAGAATTGGGTCCATGGGCGGCTCCGATAGCTTGTTATGATAATCGTGAATGATCGGATGGCGGGGGCGTTCCCGGAGGCCTTGTTATTTCAGGCCTGAAAAAGGGCAGAACCTAACCGCCATTGACTTCCATCAATAATTCAATAATCGTCGAAATATGGAAAAGACAAATGCCATTCTCGCCTTCTCGGCGCTGGCCCAGGAGGGGCGGCTTGATGTGTTCAGGCTGCTGGTGAAGGCCGGGCCTGAGGGGCTTGCCGCCGGTGTCATCGCTGAGAGGACGGGCCGAGCGGCGAATACAATGTCGGCGCAGCTCAACCTCCTGTCCCAGGCGGGCCTCATCGAGAGCCGCCGCGATGGCCGGTCGATCATCTATTCGGCCTGTTTCGGTCAGGTGAGCGACCTCATCGTTTTTCTGATGGAAGACTGCTGCGCGGGCGAGGCCTGCGTGGCGAGCAATGTCCAGGCGGCCGCCGAACGCGCGCTCTGCTGCGCACCTGCGGATGCCTCTAACTCAAGGAAATCTCTGCAATGAAACGCCTTCATGTTCATGTCGCTGTCGATGACATCGCCCGCGCGGCCAAATTCTACGAAACGATGTTTGCTGCGCCGCCGAGCGTGCTGAAACCCGATTACGCCAAATGGATGCTGGACGATCCGCGCGTCAATTTCGCGATCAGCGCGCGCGGCGCAAAGGCCGGGGTTGAGCATCTTGGCATTCAGGTCGAGGACGCCGGTGAGCTCGCCGACGTCTATGCCCGTATGGAAGCGGCCGATGCGCCTGTGCTGGAGGAAGGCGAGACCGTTTGCTGTTATGCGCGCTCGGAGAAAAGCTGGGTCACCGACCCGGCGGGCGTCGCTTGGGAAGTGTTCCGCACCGATGGTGAGGCGGCAGAGTATGGCGGCGGCGCTGTCGCAGATAGCGGGCGGCTTGCCATGACGCCGACCGGGCGCCCCGACAGCACAAGTTGCACGCCAGAGCCTGCGGCCCAGAAACAAGCCTGTTGCTGAGGGCTTTGAGGCATGGGCAATTTTGAACGATATCTCTCCGTCTGGGTGGCGCTCGCCATCGCGGCGGGGATCGGTCTGGGGCAGGTCTTGCCCGGCGTCTTTGGCGCGCTTGCGGGCTTTGAATACGCCAATGTGAACTTTGCGGTCGCCATCCTGATCTGGGCGATGGTCTGGCCGATGATGATCGGGGTGGACTTCTCCTCGCTCGCCCGGGTGGGGGAGAAGCCGACAGGGCTCCTCATTACGCTTGTGGTCAACTGGCTCATCAAGCCTTTTACCATGGCGGCGCTGGGGGTGGTCTTTTTCCGTTATGTCTTTGCCGGGCTGATCCCCGAAGCGGATGCTGAAGGCTATATCGCAGGGCTCATCCTGCTCGGCGCGGCGCCCTGTACGGCGATGGTCTTCATCTGGTCACAGCTGACGCGCGGCGACCCGAACTATACCCTCGTCCAGGTCAGCGTAAATGACGCGATCATGGTCGTCGCGTTCGCGCCCATCGTGGCGCTGCTGCTGGGCATGACCGACATCATCGTGCCGTGGGAGACGCTGCTCCTCTCGGTCGGGCTCTATGTCGTCGTGCCGCTGGTCGCGGGGATCGGCGTGCGCCAGATGCTGAAGGCGCGGGGCGGTGACGTGGCCGTCGATGGCTTCATCGAGCGGGTAAAGCCTGCCTCGGTGCTCGGCCTCCTGCTGACCGTGGTCCTTCTCTTCGGGTTTCAGGGGGAGGTGATCCTCTCACAGCCGCTCATCATCGCGCTGATTGCCGTGCCGATCCTGATCCAGTCCTATGGCATGTTCGCGGTCGCCTATGGCGCGGCCTATGCCTTGAAAGTCCCGCACAATGTCGCCGCGCCCTGTGCGCTGATCGG
It includes:
- the arsB gene encoding ACR3 family arsenite efflux transporter; translation: MGNFERYLSVWVALAIAAGIGLGQVLPGVFGALAGFEYANVNFAVAILIWAMVWPMMIGVDFSSLARVGEKPTGLLITLVVNWLIKPFTMAALGVVFFRYVFAGLIPEADAEGYIAGLILLGAAPCTAMVFIWSQLTRGDPNYTLVQVSVNDAIMVVAFAPIVALLLGMTDIIVPWETLLLSVGLYVVVPLVAGIGVRQMLKARGGDVAVDGFIERVKPASVLGLLLTVVLLFGFQGEVILSQPLIIALIAVPILIQSYGMFAVAYGAAYALKVPHNVAAPCALIGTSNFFELAVAVAISLFGLNSGAALATVVGVLVEVPVMLSLVAFANRTRGAFVEGETVAGEGRVRASAETK
- a CDS encoding ArsR/SmtB family transcription factor; this translates as MEKTNAILAFSALAQEGRLDVFRLLVKAGPEGLAAGVIAERTGRAANTMSAQLNLLSQAGLIESRRDGRSIIYSACFGQVSDLIVFLMEDCCAGEACVASNVQAAAERALCCAPADASNSRKSLQ
- a CDS encoding ArsI/CadI family heavy metal resistance metalloenzyme, translating into MKRLHVHVAVDDIARAAKFYETMFAAPPSVLKPDYAKWMLDDPRVNFAISARGAKAGVEHLGIQVEDAGELADVYARMEAADAPVLEEGETVCCYARSEKSWVTDPAGVAWEVFRTDGEAAEYGGGAVADSGRLAMTPTGRPDSTSCTPEPAAQKQACC
- a CDS encoding DUF421 domain-containing protein, whose product is MDPILLDQESDFVRVLISAPIMYITIVFVIRLSGKRATSQMNNFDWIVTVAIGSLVGSGIVLKGVTVIESVAAIVMLLVLQWLLTKSVLHSKLISKLVKAEPVVLLDNGEFREKAMRRERVTKREVMSAIRQKGLVDPDQVQWVILETNASFSIVAKGANTEQIRALQDVDGIDEVPQVKRAETS